In Providencia hangzhouensis, the DNA window TGGTATTGGCCGCCCATTTGGTATTCCTACCCCAGTCTGGTTAATGATCATCGTTTTTGCTGCGGCATGGTATATGTTGCACCATACTCGCCTTGGTCGTTACATCTACGCACTTGGTGGGAATGAAGCGGCTACCCGTCTTTCTGGTATTAATGTCGATCGCATTAAAATAGTGGTTTATGCCTTATGTGGACTGCTAGCGGCATTGGCGAGTGTCATTGAAGTTGCACGTTTATCATCGGCTCAGCCAATGGCAGGTAATGGGTATGAACTTGATGCTATTGCTGCGGTTGTACTGGGTGGTACCAGTCTTGCTGGTGGTAAAGGGCGCATAGTTGGAACATTGATTGGTGCGCTTATCCTTGGTTTCTTAAACAATGGATTAAACTTATTAGGTATTTCGTCAAACTACCAGATGATTGTTAAAGCTGTCGTCATCTTACTCGCTGTACTTGTTGATAATAAAAAGTAACCCTACAGGAAAATTATTATGAAACTGAACAAACTAGCAACGTTATTATCTGCAGTTGCACTGAGTGCAACCGTTAGTGTCAATGCGATGGCGAAAGATAGCATTGCACTCGTAATTTCTACATTGAATAACCCGTTCTTTGTGACGATGAAAGATAGCGCACAAAAAGAAGCGGATAAATTGGGTTATGAGCTGATTGTTTTAGATTCCCAAGACAATCCAGCTAAAGAATTAGCCAACGTTCAAGATTTAACCGTTCGTGGTACAAAATTAATGTTAATTAACCCAACGGATTCAGATGCGGTGGGTAACTCAATATTAATGGCTAATAAAGCAAATATACCTGTCATCACTTTGGATAGAGCAGCTAACAAAGGTGAAGTTGTCAGCCATGTGGCATCAGATAACCGCATGGGCGGAAAAATGGCTGCCGACTATATTGCACAAAAAACAGGCAATGAAGCGAAAGTGATTCAATTAGAAGGTATTTCAGGTACATCAGCAGCGCGTGAGCGCGGTGAAGGTTTTAATACTGGAGCAAAAGAGCACAAATTCAATTTACTGGCGAGCCAACCTGCTGATTTCGATAGAACAAAAGGCTTGAACGTAATGCAAAACTTGTTAACGGCACATCCCGCTGTTCAAGCGGTATTTGCTCAAAATGATGAAATGGCATTAGGGGCATTAAGAGCTTTACAAACCGCAGGCCGTACTGATGTTCTGGTTGTCGGTTTTGATGGAACAAATGATGGTATCAAAGCCGTTGAAGGTGGAAAATTAGGTGCAACTATTGCACAGCGCCCAGACCAAATTGGGATTGTTGGTGTTCAGATTGCAGATAAAGTCTTAAAAGGCGAAAAAGTGGATTCAACGGTTCCGGTTGAATTGGAATTAGTGGTAAAACAATAAGATAAAAACCGCCGCGGCATACTGCGGCGGTTTATTTTTAGTTTGCAATTCATTGGTCATCAAAAAAGGAAATAAACGTTATGGGTACAGCAAAACTGGTGGTTCTCGGTAGTATCAACGCGGATCATATATTAAATGTTAAGCATTTCCCTCAGCCGGGTGAAACCGTTAGAGGCGATCATTACCAAGTTGCATTTGGCGGGAAAGGCGCCAACCAAGCTGTTGCGGCAGGTCGCAGTGGTGCTGACATAACGTTTATTGCTTGTGTTGGTGATGACGATATTGGTGTGAGTATAAAAAAACAGTTATCTCTCGATAATATTAAAACTGAATGTATTGATGCAATTGAAGGTGAAACGACAGGTGTCGCCCTCATTTATGTGAATCAACAAGGGGAAAATACAATTGGCATCAATGCAGGAGCAAATGCGCAACTAACCAAGGCAAGGTTAGCTCATTATCAGCAAAAAATTGTGGAAGCGGATGCGGTATTGATGCAACTGGAATCCCCCATTGAAACAGTACAAATGGCCGCTGAAATAGCTAAGAAAAACAATACGAAAGTCATTTTGAACCCTGCACCTGCTCAATCATTACCTGATTCATTATTATCATTAGTTGATATCATCACACCAAATGAAACAGAAGCTGAACACTTAACAGGTATTGCGGTTAATGATAATCAAGGTGCTCAGGATGCAGCTGAAGCCTTACATCAAAAAGGTATTAGTAAAGTGATGATAACACTTGGTTCTCGAGGTGTTTGGTATAGTGAAAAAGGTGCAGAAGGTAAAATAATTTCTGCATTTCGCGTAAAAGCAGTGGATACTATTGCCGCAGGTGATACATTCAATGGGGCTTACGTTACTGCACTGCTTGAAGGTAAGGCTGACGAAGAAGCGATTATTTTTGCCCATGCGGCGGCGGCGATAGCTGTGACTCGCCCAGGAGCTCAACCGTCTGTTCCATGGCGTAAAGAAATTGACCAGTTTTTGACTCAACAGGATTAACTTGTGGCAACAATGAAAGATGTGGCACGCCTTGCGGGGGTGTCGACATCCACCGTCTCTCACGTTATTAATCAAAATCGCTATGTCAGCGAGAGCATTACCACTCGCGTTAAAAATGCGATTGAAGAGTTAAACTATGCCCCTTCTGCGTTAGCGCGTAGTTTAAAAATGAATCGTACTAATACGATTGGGATGTTACTGACAACAAGTAATAACCCATTCTACGCAGAAGTAGTGCGGGGGGTAGAGCGGAGTTGTTACGAACGCGGTTATAGTTTGATTTTGTGCAACACTGAAGGTGACCTTCAGCGGATGAATCATAGTTTAGAAACGTTGCTACAAAAGCGTGTTGATGGGCTATTGATTATGTGCACAGAAGTTCAAGGACCATCAAAAAATGTTTTGGCTCGTTACCCCGCTGTGCCAACGGTTATGATGGACTGGTCACCATTCGAATCAGATGGCGATATCATTCAAGATAACTCTTTTCTGGGTGGGGAAATAGCCACTCGTTACCTTATTGAATCTGGTTTTACCCGTATTGCATGTATTGCAGGACCACAAGATAAATCACCAGCAAGAGCGCGTCATCAAGGTTTTATTCAAGCCATGACAGATTGCGGCATTAATATTTATGATGATTATATCATTTTCAGTGATTTTGAATTTGCTGGTGGGTTTGAATCTATGAATAAACTGCTTAGTTTACCTGTCCCTCCCGAGGCTATTTTTGCCGGTAATGATGCGATGGCGGTGGGAGCTTATCAAGCGATATACCAAAAGGGCTTGAAAGTACCTGATGATATTTCAATTATTGGTTATGATGATATCGATCTTTCACCTTATATGATCCCACCACTAACAACAATTCATCAGCCAAAAGATAAGTTAGGCCAACAGGCTGTTGACCAACTTATTTATCGTATGGATAACCCAGAAGCAAAGGCGAGCGTTTTGGTTCTTACCCCTGAGCTAATTGAGCGCCAATCGGTTAAAAAATATTAATTCTTCGCTTTTTTGGTTTTGTTTTTTATTAAATTGTCACCGTCTGTCTTACTTAATAATAAGAAGACAAAAGCTGAGATAAGCGTAATGACACCAACGGTAATAAAAGTGTAGTGAAAATTATCGACCGTATTGCTATTAGGTTGTCCACCATAGAAGTTTAAGATTGCAGCACTGACTGCAATACCGAAGCTTATCGATAGTTGCTGAGTCACCGCTAACATACTATTTCCCGCACTCGCATTATTGTCTGTTAAATCAGCCAAGCAAATAGTATTCATTGCGGTGAACTGCACTGACATCACCATTCCTAAAATGAATAAAGGTACGATTAACAGGTAAATCGACATACTTGGTGATTGTAAGGAAAACTGTGCGATCATTAATCCAATAATAATGGTGATAACAAATAATGTATTACGGTAGCCATACTTAGTTAGGACCCGAGTAACTCCCGATTTAGCAGTGATTGACCCTATTGCTAGTGGTGCCATCATCATTCCTGCCACAACGGCTTCGTAACCAAAACCCACCTGCAACATTAGTGGCATTAAAAATGGAATACTGCCTGTTCCTAAGCGTGTCGCGATATTACCGCTGATCCCAATAGAAAATGTACGCGTTTTAAATAAATTCAATGGGATTATTGCGTGCTTAGTGCGTCTTGCATGGAAAATATAAACAAATAAGAAGAGAAAGCCGACTAAGACAATAGTGACTGGAATCGATGTTGAAAGAGATTTATCACTGAATAAGTCTAAGCTGACAGATAGCATGACTAAGCCGGAACCAAACAATAAGAACCCTAAAGTATCAAATTTACGTTTTGGCATTTTAAAGTCAGGCATATGTTTTAAGGCATAAAAAATACCTAAAACACCAATAGGAATATTAATAATAAATATCCAATGCCAAGTTGCATAGGTTACTAAGATACCACCTAATAGAGGCCCCAATATTGGCCCTACTAAACCAGGGATGGTGACGAAATTTAAGATAGGTAATAACTCACTTCGAGGGTAAGCCCTTATTAAGGCTAAGCGGGCGACTGGCATCATCATTGCCCCACCAATTCCTTGAATAACCCTAGAGGTCACTAAGAAATTTAAGGAAGGCGAAAGGGCACAAAGTAATGAACCAAGAGAAAATAAAGAAACCGCTAAAATAAATATACGTCTTGTACCAAATCTATCTGCAAACCAGCCGCTAACAGGAATCAATAGAGCAACAGTAAGCGTATAACTGACTACGGCTGATTGCATCGCAAGCGGCGAGTGATCGAGGCTTCTTGCAATATCAGGTAAAGCCGTATTCAAAATTGTGGCATCAAGCGCTTGCATGAAAAAGGCCATTGCCGCAATCCATGGAAGGCCAGACATATTTTTCGCTGTTTTGAACATCAGTTACCTATACAAATAAATGAAAGCTTTAATGGAATATTGTTTTGTTAGTCTTGCTTTTGGGTAATCGTTAGTAAGTTATAGCAAAGGTCGAGTGCTACTGTACTTTTACCATGAATAATTGCATTGGCAAGTTGTTGATGAATTTCGACCTCTATAACCTCATTATTAGTAATGACATCAAAGTAACGCAGATAAATAGAACGGAATAAATTAGCAAAAGAAATTAAGAAAGGATTGGCACAAGCTTTGTAAATAGTTAAATGGAAATGATAATCAACTTTCACCCAATGCGCTCTGTCAAATTCTTTGGCGAGTAACTGCATTTCACTTGCTAATAATTGTAATGATTGTTTTTGTTCTTTTGTCGCATGTATAGCCGCAAGATAACAAGCTTGAGGTTCTATTGCGAGTCGAACCATTTTAAAGTGTTCCATCACGACCGATTGCTCTTCACTATTGGACCACCATGTTAAGAGATCTTGGTCTAAAAAATTCCAATTTGAGGGAGGCATAACACGGGTACCTATTTTGGGGCGTGCTAATACCATTCCTTTTGCCGCTAATATTTTTATTGCTTCTCTTATTGCTGTTCGACTCGCTTGGAATTGTTCTGATAATTCTAATTCGCTGGGTAAAATGGAATCAGGTAAATAGGCGCTGGTTAAAATCAACTGGCCAAGATTTTCTGCAATAATATAAGAGCGATTTTTTTGTGAGGCTGTTTGTTGCTTACTTAATTCCATAATTCATCTCAAAGCATAATTCTTAGATGCATATATTACGTGAGTAGATGTGTGATTGCTGCTTAAATAGTCAACATATAGACCTAATTTAACTTATAAATATGTTTTTGGCTAAAAAAAACACGAACAAGATAAAAACTCAAAAAAACACTTGCGAGAATTTTTCGACTCCCTATAATGCGCATCCGTTGTCACGACAAACCGGTTAGAAGAAAACTTCATAACCCAGTGATAACAGAGGTGAGAAAGAAAAAAGTTGAAAATAAACGCTTGACTTTCTAAATAAAAAACGTATTATACGACACCTCGCGACAACGACCTGATTCACGGAATCAAGTCCGAAAATCGAAAGATTTAGTCGCAACGCTCTTTAACAATTTATCAGACAATCTGTGTGGGCACTCACAGGACACTATCAAAAAAATATTTGATTTTAAGTCTTGAAGAGTGACTAACACGTTAATTCATATATATGAACTAATAGGTAATATGTTTTCGCAAGAAGACATACGACAGTAAACATTCTTTGAGCATCAAGCTACTTTTAATTGAAGAGTTTGATCATGGCTCAGATTGAACGCTGGCGGCAGGCCTAACACATGCAAGTCGAGCGGTAACAGGGGAAGCTTGCTTCTCGCTGACGAGCGGCGGACGGGTGAGTAATGTATGGGGATCTGCCCGATAGAGGGGGATAACTACTGGAAACGGTAGCTAATACCGCATAATCTCTCAGGAGCAAAGCAGGGGAACTTCGGTCCTTGCGCTATCGGATGAACCCATATGGGATTAGCTAGTAGGTGAGGTAATGGCTCACCTAGGCGACGATCCCTAGCTGGTCTGAGAGGATGATCAGCCACACTGGGACTGAGACACGGCCCAGACTCCTACGGGAGGCAGCAGTGGGGAATATTGCACAATGGGCGCAAGCCTGATGCAGCCATGCCGCGTGTATGAAGAAGGCCCTAGGGTTGTAAAGTACTTTCAGTCGGGAGGAAGGCGTTGATGCTAATATCATCAGCGATTGACGTTACCGACAGAAGAAGCACCGGCTAACTCCGTGCCAGCAGCCGCGGTAATACGGAGGGTGCAAGCGTTAATCGGAATTACTGGGCGTAAAGCGCACGCAGGCGGTTGATTAAGTTAGATGTGAAATCCCCGGGCTTAACCTGGGAATGGCATCTAAGACTGGTCAGCTAGAGTCTTGTAGAGGGGGGTAGAATTCCATGTGTAGCGGTGAAATGCGTAGAGATGTGGAGGAATACCGGTGGCGAAGGCGGCCCCCTGGACAAAGACTGACGCTCAGGTGCGAAAGCGTGGGGAGCAAACAGGATTAGATACCCTGGTAGTCCACGCTGTAAACGATGTCGATTTGAAGGTTGTTCCCTAGAGGAGTGGCTTTCGGAGCTAACGCGTTAAATCGACCGCCTGGGGAGTACGGCCGCAAGGTTAAAACTCAAATGAATTGACGGGGGCCCGCACAAGCGGTGGAGCATGTGGTTTAATTCGATGCAACGCGAAGAACCTTACCTACTCTTGA includes these proteins:
- the rbsB gene encoding ribose ABC transporter substrate-binding protein RbsB, whose product is MKLNKLATLLSAVALSATVSVNAMAKDSIALVISTLNNPFFVTMKDSAQKEADKLGYELIVLDSQDNPAKELANVQDLTVRGTKLMLINPTDSDAVGNSILMANKANIPVITLDRAANKGEVVSHVASDNRMGGKMAADYIAQKTGNEAKVIQLEGISGTSAARERGEGFNTGAKEHKFNLLASQPADFDRTKGLNVMQNLLTAHPAVQAVFAQNDEMALGALRALQTAGRTDVLVVGFDGTNDGIKAVEGGKLGATIAQRPDQIGIVGVQIADKVLKGEKVDSTVPVELELVVKQ
- the rbsK gene encoding ribokinase, with the translated sequence MGTAKLVVLGSINADHILNVKHFPQPGETVRGDHYQVAFGGKGANQAVAAGRSGADITFIACVGDDDIGVSIKKQLSLDNIKTECIDAIEGETTGVALIYVNQQGENTIGINAGANAQLTKARLAHYQQKIVEADAVLMQLESPIETVQMAAEIAKKNNTKVILNPAPAQSLPDSLLSLVDIITPNETEAEHLTGIAVNDNQGAQDAAEALHQKGISKVMITLGSRGVWYSEKGAEGKIISAFRVKAVDTIAAGDTFNGAYVTALLEGKADEEAIIFAHAAAAIAVTRPGAQPSVPWRKEIDQFLTQQD
- the rbsR gene encoding ribose operon transcriptional repressor RbsR — translated: MATMKDVARLAGVSTSTVSHVINQNRYVSESITTRVKNAIEELNYAPSALARSLKMNRTNTIGMLLTTSNNPFYAEVVRGVERSCYERGYSLILCNTEGDLQRMNHSLETLLQKRVDGLLIMCTEVQGPSKNVLARYPAVPTVMMDWSPFESDGDIIQDNSFLGGEIATRYLIESGFTRIACIAGPQDKSPARARHQGFIQAMTDCGINIYDDYIIFSDFEFAGGFESMNKLLSLPVPPEAIFAGNDAMAVGAYQAIYQKGLKVPDDISIIGYDDIDLSPYMIPPLTTIHQPKDKLGQQAVDQLIYRMDNPEAKASVLVLTPELIERQSVKKY
- the mdtD gene encoding multidrug transporter subunit MdtD; its protein translation is MFKTAKNMSGLPWIAAMAFFMQALDATILNTALPDIARSLDHSPLAMQSAVVSYTLTVALLIPVSGWFADRFGTRRIFILAVSLFSLGSLLCALSPSLNFLVTSRVIQGIGGAMMMPVARLALIRAYPRSELLPILNFVTIPGLVGPILGPLLGGILVTYATWHWIFIINIPIGVLGIFYALKHMPDFKMPKRKFDTLGFLLFGSGLVMLSVSLDLFSDKSLSTSIPVTIVLVGFLFLFVYIFHARRTKHAIIPLNLFKTRTFSIGISGNIATRLGTGSIPFLMPLMLQVGFGYEAVVAGMMMAPLAIGSITAKSGVTRVLTKYGYRNTLFVITIIIGLMIAQFSLQSPSMSIYLLIVPLFILGMVMSVQFTAMNTICLADLTDNNASAGNSMLAVTQQLSISFGIAVSAAILNFYGGQPNSNTVDNFHYTFITVGVITLISAFVFLLLSKTDGDNLIKNKTKKAKN
- a CDS encoding FadR/GntR family transcriptional regulator produces the protein MELSKQQTASQKNRSYIIAENLGQLILTSAYLPDSILPSELELSEQFQASRTAIREAIKILAAKGMVLARPKIGTRVMPPSNWNFLDQDLLTWWSNSEEQSVVMEHFKMVRLAIEPQACYLAAIHATKEQKQSLQLLASEMQLLAKEFDRAHWVKVDYHFHLTIYKACANPFLISFANLFRSIYLRYFDVITNNEVIEVEIHQQLANAIIHGKSTVALDLCYNLLTITQKQD